One Chromatiales bacterium genomic window, ATACTGGCTACAAAGCACCCCTATAGCCTAATGTATAGCCTAATGACTAGACAGTGATTTTACTTTACGGTGGCGCACATCGGTCGCTTCAACCATATAAATAACCTGTTCGGCTACATTTTTAGTGTGATCACCGATACGCTCTAAACTGCGGGCACACCATACCAAATCTAGTATATAAGGGATATGGTAGATATTATTGCGGGTGAACTCAGGGAGCTGTTCTTCGAGCAGAGTTCGGTAAGACTGGTCAGCATATCTGTCTTGCTTACAAGTGTGCGTTGACAATTCTACATCGTTGCGTGCATAACTATCTATTGCGTCGTGCAACATGGAGATTACCTGTGCGCCAAGTTCTCTGAAGGTTTGCCTCATCTCCTCTGGTGCAGTCGAAAAATTTAACTTTTTAATCACTTGGGCGATGCGCTGAGTTTCATCTCCGATTCGTTCTAAGTCGGTGCTTATTTTCAGAGCGGTGGTTAATAGGCGTAGATCTAT contains:
- the phoU gene encoding phosphate signaling complex protein PhoU, which translates into the protein MTNPIFLLTPLLLLLYWHILERIYGTTENISSMNDNLPQHSVAQFEREIKELKGLVLRMAGAVEQRVATVVEAIAEGNADRTQWVIESDSEINNLERQVDEMCVGIMARRQPVAIDLRLLTTALKISTDLERIGDETQRIAQVIKKLNFSTAPEEMRQTFRELGAQVISMLHDAIDSYARNDVELSTHTCKQDRYADQSYRTLLEEQLPEFTRNNIYHIPYILDLVWCARSLERIGDHTKNVAEQVIYMVEATDVRHRKVKSLSSH